The proteins below are encoded in one region of Pseudonocardia sp. DSM 110487:
- a CDS encoding rhodanese-like domain-containing protein → MIHVETIETTSLGDRSYLAHDGRAAIVVDPQRDIDRVLALAGRLGVRITHVAETHLHNDYVSGGLALARLTGARYLVVAADTVGFERVPVADGAEVRVSESMRLRVAATPGHTFHHLSYLLDGPDGPVGVFTGGSLLFGTTGRTDLLGAQHAHSLAEHQHASVQRLADLLPDGARVWPTHGFGSFCAATQSDAPSSTVGREREVNPALRLAADDFVTQTLAGLDAYPAYYQRMGAANSGGADLIDLTPARRADPAELAARITAGEWVVDLRSRKAFAYRHLTGTVSLGLDGPMATWLGWMAPVDAPITLLGDSEQQVAAAQRELARIGIDRPTAAATGTPEQWVGDDRRLGTLTTATFTDLGAARAGRPPHGLPAPEVVLDVRMSNEWHRGHVDGAVHIPLPELPDRLDDVPAGVVWVHCGSGYRAAAATSLLQRAGHQVVHIDDAYATAADAGLTIVPAQENA, encoded by the coding sequence CGACCAGCCTGGGAGACCGCAGCTACCTGGCCCACGACGGGCGGGCCGCGATCGTGGTGGACCCGCAGCGCGACATCGACCGGGTCCTGGCCCTGGCGGGTCGGCTCGGGGTGCGGATCACGCACGTGGCCGAGACCCACCTGCACAACGACTACGTCTCCGGCGGCCTGGCGCTGGCCCGGTTGACCGGCGCGCGGTATCTGGTCGTGGCGGCCGACACCGTGGGCTTCGAGCGGGTGCCGGTCGCCGACGGTGCCGAGGTTCGGGTGTCGGAGTCGATGCGGCTGCGGGTGGCGGCCACGCCGGGGCACACCTTCCACCACCTCTCCTACCTGCTGGACGGCCCCGACGGCCCGGTGGGTGTCTTCACCGGTGGATCACTGCTGTTCGGTACCACCGGGCGCACCGACCTGCTGGGCGCCCAGCACGCGCACAGCCTGGCCGAACACCAGCACGCCTCGGTGCAGCGACTGGCCGACCTGCTGCCCGACGGCGCACGGGTGTGGCCCACCCACGGCTTCGGCAGCTTCTGTGCGGCCACCCAGTCCGACGCACCGAGCTCGACGGTCGGGCGCGAGCGGGAGGTCAACCCGGCCCTGCGCCTGGCGGCCGACGACTTCGTCACCCAGACCCTCGCCGGGCTGGACGCCTATCCGGCCTACTACCAGCGCATGGGCGCGGCCAACAGCGGCGGCGCCGACCTGATCGACCTGACCCCGGCCCGCCGGGCCGATCCCGCCGAGCTGGCCGCGCGGATCACCGCCGGCGAGTGGGTGGTCGATCTGCGCTCCCGCAAGGCGTTCGCCTACCGGCACCTGACCGGCACCGTGAGCCTCGGCCTGGACGGGCCGATGGCGACCTGGCTGGGCTGGATGGCCCCGGTGGACGCCCCGATCACGCTGCTCGGGGACAGCGAGCAGCAGGTCGCCGCCGCCCAACGCGAACTCGCCCGCATCGGCATCGACCGGCCAACGGCCGCGGCGACCGGCACCCCCGAGCAGTGGGTAGGCGACGACCGCCGCCTCGGCACGCTGACCACGGCCACGTTCACCGACCTCGGCGCCGCTCGCGCCGGCCGTCCGCCCCACGGCCTACCCGCCCCCGAGGTGGTGCTCGACGTGCGCATGAGCAACGAATGGCACCGCGGCCACGTCGACGGTGCGGTGCACATCCCGCTGCCCGAACTGCCGGACCGCCTCGACGACGTACCGGCCGGGGTGGTGTGGGTGCACTGCGGCTCGGGCTACCGCGCCGCCGCCGCGACCAGCCTGCTGCAGCGCGCCGGCCATCAGGTCGTGCACATCGACGACGCCTACGCCACGGCCGCCGACGCCGGCCTGACCATCGTTCCGGCCCAGGAGAACGCGTGA
- a CDS encoding rhodanese-like domain-containing protein has protein sequence MSDTGERAALDAATLQPLLTAGRGPQIIDVRTPGEFETAHIPGSVNVPLDVLREHRDELVQHLDEQAVLVCRSGQRAATARQALTTAGLPNARILQGGLAEWQSAGAPVRTGRTRWDLERQVRLVAGSIVLVAALTSAAFEPAKWIAAFVGAGLTVAALTNTCTMGMLLAKLPYNRGPRTDLDAIVAALADSRVGPSSRPVRGWARSRRAPSVMYGGRGLWHTSRTCRRHQHVGQRHSECL, from the coding sequence GTGAGCGACACCGGTGAACGGGCCGCCCTGGATGCGGCCACGCTGCAGCCACTGCTCACGGCGGGACGCGGTCCGCAGATCATCGACGTGCGCACCCCCGGCGAGTTCGAGACCGCGCACATCCCTGGCTCCGTCAACGTGCCCCTCGACGTGCTGCGCGAGCACCGCGACGAGCTCGTGCAGCACCTCGACGAGCAGGCCGTCCTCGTCTGCCGCTCAGGGCAACGGGCCGCCACAGCCCGCCAGGCCCTGACTACCGCCGGGCTGCCCAACGCCCGGATCTTGCAGGGCGGCCTCGCTGAATGGCAGTCCGCCGGCGCCCCGGTGCGCACCGGCCGGACCCGGTGGGACCTCGAACGGCAGGTCCGGCTCGTCGCCGGCTCCATCGTGCTCGTCGCCGCACTGACGAGCGCGGCGTTCGAGCCAGCGAAGTGGATAGCCGCGTTCGTCGGCGCCGGCCTGACCGTCGCCGCCCTGACCAATACGTGCACCATGGGCATGCTGCTGGCCAAACTGCCGTACAACCGCGGTCCGCGCACCGACCTCGACGCCATCGTCGCGGCCCTGGCCGACTCGCGGGTCGGCCCATCCTCTCGACCAGTTCGAGGCTGGGCCCGCAGCCGGCGGGCTCCGTCCGTGATGTACGGCGGGCGAGGACTTTGGCATACCTCGCGAACTTGTCGTCGCCATCAGCACGTGGGACAACGACATTCAGAATGTCTATAA